One Nitrospira sp. DNA segment encodes these proteins:
- a CDS encoding nucleotide sugar dehydrogenase: MNKRQSRSIAVVGLGYVGLPIAVAFGKIGQVVGFDINKKKIEELQNGIDRTGEVSKEDLGITQVRYTSEPADLKVANFIIVAVPTPINDALQPDLTALQKASELIGRNLSAGSIVVYESTVYPGATEEVCLPILEKASGMKAGVDFKLGYSPERINPGDKEHTLEKIMKVVSAQDQDSLDIVADTYALVVKAGIHRASGIKVAEAAKVIENTQRDLNIALMNELSLIFHRLGIDTKSVLEAAGTKWNFLKFSPGLVGGHCIGVDPYYLTSKAESVGYHPDVILAGRRINNGMGKFVAEQTMKLLSQLSRPANELRVGVLGLTFKENVPDLRNSKVPDIIRELHEYGVQVLVHDPIAEEEEATAEYGIHLVQWDAMRDLDGLIVAVAHTRFSDMGLTDLLRLLRSREHGVLIDVKSILDPVKIPPSLKYWRL, translated from the coding sequence ATGAACAAGCGACAATCACGATCTATTGCAGTTGTTGGGCTGGGCTACGTCGGCCTTCCGATCGCTGTGGCGTTTGGAAAAATTGGCCAGGTTGTTGGGTTTGATATCAACAAGAAAAAGATCGAGGAATTACAGAATGGCATTGATCGGACTGGCGAAGTGTCGAAAGAGGATCTTGGCATTACTCAGGTGCGGTATACCTCAGAGCCAGCCGATCTGAAAGTCGCGAACTTCATCATTGTCGCCGTGCCTACTCCGATCAACGACGCGTTGCAGCCAGATCTGACGGCGTTGCAGAAGGCCTCTGAGTTGATTGGTCGAAACTTGTCTGCAGGGAGCATCGTGGTGTACGAGTCGACCGTCTATCCAGGTGCAACAGAAGAAGTCTGCTTGCCTATTTTAGAAAAGGCATCGGGCATGAAAGCCGGGGTTGATTTTAAATTAGGGTATTCGCCGGAGCGAATCAATCCGGGAGATAAAGAGCACACGCTTGAAAAGATTATGAAGGTCGTATCGGCACAAGATCAGGACTCGCTGGACATTGTGGCGGACACCTATGCACTCGTCGTCAAAGCGGGTATTCATCGGGCGTCGGGTATCAAAGTCGCTGAAGCGGCCAAGGTGATTGAAAACACTCAGCGAGACTTGAATATTGCATTGATGAATGAGCTGTCGCTGATCTTTCATCGACTGGGCATCGATACCAAATCGGTTCTTGAAGCCGCGGGGACAAAGTGGAACTTTCTGAAGTTTTCTCCCGGTCTTGTCGGTGGTCATTGTATTGGTGTGGATCCATACTATCTGACCTCAAAAGCGGAGTCAGTGGGATATCATCCGGACGTCATTCTTGCCGGTCGTCGTATCAACAACGGGATGGGAAAGTTTGTGGCCGAACAGACCATGAAATTGCTCAGCCAGCTGTCGCGCCCGGCGAATGAATTGCGAGTAGGGGTGCTTGGATTGACGTTCAAAGAAAATGTGCCGGATCTCCGTAATAGCAAGGTGCCCGATATCATCCGTGAACTTCATGAATATGGCGTGCAGGTGCTGGTCCATGATCCGATTGCCGAAGAGGAAGAGGCGACGGCAGAGTACGGTATTCATTTGGTTCAGTGGGATGCGATGCGGGATCTTGATGGGCTGATCGTTGCCGTCGCGCATACACGATTCTCTGATATGGGCCTCACGGACTTGCTGCGGCTGCTTCGCAGTCGGGAGCACGGTGTTCTGATCGATGTGAAGAGCATTCTTGATCCGGTCAAAATCCCTCCCTCTCTGAAATACTGGCGATTGTAA
- a CDS encoding type II secretion system F family protein, with the protein MAVFAYRVARADGSLIQGYLEGEGEAVVRAKLESQGLLVFTLHRRGAHPTRAGRSWSFGGLPFGQFLIFNQELLALIKSGLPILRVWDLLIDRAGHPGFQQVLREVKEDIRSGISPSDALAKHVSYFPDLYVSTIKAGEQAGNLPEVLQRYIAYLKLMIGLRQKMMKAISYPIFLIIIGVAVIGFLVGYVMPTFVSVYGETGKALPWATHLLLQLVAHAEVWGLAATITLAGLMLGIRAYYATSAGQLMIDRLLLSLPLVGSVAVIHNTVQFTRTLGTILAGGIPLVDALQGARAAVSNRFISSRLTGAVEEIRQGATLAGALERCQVLPKLVIEMLSVGEETGSLEAMLKDVSEFYEADLDTRLGQLTTWMEPALLLVMGVLVGGIVIVMYLPVFQMAGAVGG; encoded by the coding sequence ATGGCAGTTTTTGCATACCGAGTTGCACGAGCTGACGGATCCTTGATCCAGGGATATCTTGAGGGAGAAGGAGAAGCCGTCGTTCGTGCGAAGCTGGAGTCTCAAGGACTCCTCGTGTTTACCCTCCACCGCCGTGGGGCACATCCGACGCGAGCCGGACGATCGTGGTCGTTCGGTGGGCTTCCTTTCGGGCAGTTCCTGATTTTCAATCAGGAGCTGTTGGCGCTCATCAAATCTGGGTTGCCGATCTTACGAGTCTGGGACTTGTTGATCGATCGCGCCGGGCATCCGGGATTTCAGCAAGTGTTGCGCGAGGTGAAGGAAGATATTCGAAGTGGGATCTCTCCTTCGGACGCGTTGGCAAAACATGTCTCATATTTCCCGGACCTCTACGTCTCGACCATCAAGGCCGGTGAGCAGGCGGGTAATCTGCCTGAGGTGCTGCAGCGGTATATCGCCTATCTGAAGCTGATGATCGGGCTTCGCCAAAAAATGATGAAGGCGATTTCTTACCCGATCTTCCTCATTATAATCGGCGTGGCTGTGATCGGTTTCTTGGTGGGTTATGTCATGCCGACGTTTGTCTCCGTCTATGGAGAAACGGGGAAGGCGTTGCCATGGGCGACCCACCTGTTGTTGCAGCTGGTTGCACATGCAGAAGTCTGGGGATTGGCCGCGACGATCACCCTCGCAGGGTTGATGCTTGGCATACGTGCGTACTATGCCACATCTGCAGGGCAGCTCATGATTGACCGCCTGTTACTGAGTCTTCCATTGGTGGGATCCGTAGCGGTCATACATAACACCGTGCAGTTCACGAGAACCCTGGGAACCATTCTTGCCGGAGGAATCCCTCTGGTAGATGCCTTGCAGGGTGCTCGTGCGGCTGTCTCAAATCGTTTTATCTCCTCTAGGTTGACCGGAGCCGTTGAGGAGATTCGACAGGGGGCGACATTAGCAGGTGCCTTGGAGCGTTGTCAGGTGCTTCCCAAGCTTGTGATTGAAATGTTGTCGGTCGGTGAGGAGACGGGATCATTGGAAGCCATGCTCAAGGATGTGTCGGAGTTTTACGAAGCTGATTTGGACACCAGACTTGGCCAGCTGACTACCTGGATGGAACCAGCCTTGTTGCTGGTGATGGGTGTCTTGGTGGGGGGGATTGTGATTGTGATGTACTTGCCGGTTTTTCAAATGGCGGGAGCAGTGGGCGGGTAG
- a CDS encoding prepilin-type N-terminal cleavage/methylation domain-containing protein: MAPSIRIGRATGSKTKGFTLVELMIVVSIIGILATIAAPSYQSSLIKARETVLRQDLFTLREVLDHHRADQGKYPPSLEGLVATGYLRALPKDPFTNSSSSWQEMSDSAEGGIFDVYSGSDRIGTNGIPYNKW; this comes from the coding sequence ATGGCTCCAAGTATCAGGATTGGTAGAGCAACCGGATCAAAGACGAAAGGGTTCACGCTTGTCGAACTCATGATTGTCGTGTCCATCATCGGCATTCTCGCAACAATCGCGGCTCCGTCCTATCAGTCTTCATTGATCAAGGCGAGAGAAACGGTCTTGCGGCAGGATCTGTTTACGCTTCGTGAAGTATTGGACCACCACCGTGCCGACCAGGGGAAGTATCCTCCGTCGTTGGAAGGGTTGGTCGCGACGGGCTATCTTCGAGCCCTTCCCAAAGATCCATTCACGAATTCGTCGAGTTCGTGGCAGGAAATGAGCGATTCGGCCGAGGGTGGTATCTTTGACGTGTATTCGGGGTCGGATCGTATTGGGACTAATGGGATTCCCTATAACAAGTGGTAA
- a CDS encoding prepilin-type N-terminal cleavage/methylation domain-containing protein — protein sequence MREDGLTLVEMLVAMTIIAILASVAMPLSKVSTKRTQEIELRQQLRIIRSAIDSFKLEWNRDGDVLLGPACVKNRLVCKEVSGQYGYPKTLETLLGVKLTGEEATVRGTTVRRYLRSLPLDPLTGKANWLLRCYKDQPKPISWCGEDVYDVMTQSEAVAIDGSKYQDW from the coding sequence GTGAGGGAAGATGGGCTCACATTGGTTGAGATGCTCGTCGCCATGACGATTATTGCCATTCTGGCGTCGGTGGCAATGCCACTGAGCAAGGTCTCGACCAAGCGAACGCAGGAAATTGAATTGCGTCAACAGCTTCGAATAATCCGAAGTGCCATTGACTCGTTTAAGTTGGAATGGAACCGTGATGGGGATGTGTTGCTGGGACCTGCTTGTGTGAAAAATAGGTTGGTGTGTAAGGAAGTTTCAGGTCAGTACGGCTATCCCAAGACCCTTGAGACGTTGTTGGGAGTCAAGCTGACGGGGGAAGAGGCCACTGTTCGGGGTACGACGGTGAGACGGTACTTGCGGAGCCTGCCGCTTGATCCGTTGACCGGGAAGGCGAACTGGCTGTTGCGCTGTTACAAGGATCAGCCCAAGCCAATCAGTTGGTGTGGGGAAGATGTCTATGATGTCATGACGCAAAGCGAGGCGGTCGCAATTGATGGCTCCAAGTATCAGGATTGGTAG
- a CDS encoding PilN domain-containing protein, translating to MAVKRVWTSRFSQWLVQIRSLSRSDLQFEINVSSRYRVGVASCRIWLISGCVGLLVSVAWNIWQGVLIYEESQVIAAELERVRQMDQAVIAECRKEGIDLSAGALKRLSSEVDLANQLLEKRTFSWTTFLTELERTIPPRLVLTSVRLDQSSKTVQLTGTAVSLEDITAFTVGLHNHATFKNPVLAQHRVGSNGLVEFDVSVRYRQTGV from the coding sequence ATGGCGGTAAAGAGGGTGTGGACCAGCCGGTTCAGTCAATGGCTTGTGCAGATTCGATCACTGAGCCGTTCCGATCTGCAGTTTGAGATCAACGTATCTAGCCGGTATCGGGTAGGGGTGGCATCCTGTCGGATATGGTTGATCAGCGGGTGTGTTGGACTGCTTGTGAGCGTTGCTTGGAACATCTGGCAAGGAGTCTTGATCTATGAGGAGAGTCAGGTCATTGCAGCTGAACTAGAACGAGTTCGTCAAATGGATCAGGCGGTGATAGCGGAATGCAGAAAAGAGGGGATTGATCTGTCTGCAGGCGCGTTGAAGCGATTGTCGTCCGAGGTTGACCTGGCGAATCAGCTGCTTGAGAAACGAACATTTTCTTGGACCACGTTTTTGACGGAATTGGAACGGACGATTCCGCCTCGCCTCGTGCTTACGAGCGTTCGCCTTGATCAGTCTAGTAAGACGGTTCAACTCACCGGGACTGCGGTGAGCTTGGAGGACATCACGGCCTTTACGGTCGGACTCCACAATCATGCCACGTTCAAGAATCCAGTCTTGGCTCAACATCGCGTCGGATCGAACGGGCTGGTAGAGTTCGATGTGTCGGTACGATACCGGCAAACCGGAGTGTGA
- a CDS encoding LysM peptidoglycan-binding domain-containing protein has translation MSVGLILLNFVACSALDRIGDSKASDLQLTVDVVTASLKDAQRAMAELRAEVEVRNQELAEAQVSRAQLEGRVREAEHRLSEARHVIALQREELAESRVDRERVARTGAVLQGQLKQLRKQLSRIEKLASGGVSPTIMVLPVEKHPRSEPIGIPEAVSSDDPLEGRRVSLQSDGEIPGTVSVHQGAILPQPVTLATPARVMIKSGDTLWSLAQRHRTSVRQLMAVNALSTDYIQAGQPLWLPEPVADGSEYGQR, from the coding sequence GTGAGTGTTGGACTGATTCTCCTCAATTTTGTGGCCTGTAGTGCACTTGACCGTATTGGCGATTCAAAGGCGTCAGATCTTCAGCTCACGGTCGATGTGGTCACCGCTTCGTTGAAAGATGCACAGCGCGCGATGGCAGAATTGCGTGCAGAGGTTGAGGTCCGGAACCAGGAATTGGCTGAGGCGCAGGTGAGTCGGGCGCAGCTTGAAGGGCGCGTGAGAGAAGCCGAGCATCGATTAAGTGAGGCCCGCCATGTGATTGCTTTGCAACGAGAAGAGCTCGCCGAGTCCCGGGTTGATCGGGAACGAGTCGCGCGGACAGGAGCCGTGCTGCAGGGTCAGCTCAAACAGCTGCGGAAGCAACTATCAAGGATCGAGAAACTGGCGAGTGGAGGTGTTTCTCCAACGATCATGGTTCTTCCCGTAGAGAAACACCCACGATCAGAACCGATAGGGATACCAGAGGCCGTCTCGTCCGACGATCCGCTAGAAGGTCGTCGAGTTTCTTTACAGTCGGACGGAGAGATACCCGGCACGGTCTCGGTTCATCAAGGAGCGATTCTGCCTCAACCGGTAACACTCGCAACGCCCGCACGAGTCATGATCAAGTCGGGCGACACGCTGTGGAGTCTTGCCCAACGGCACCGCACATCTGTGCGCCAGCTCATGGCCGTCAATGCACTCTCCACCGATTATATTCAAGCGGGTCAGCCTCTTTGGTTACCGGAGCCGGTCGCGGATGGATCAGAGTACGGGCAAAGGTAG
- the tadA gene encoding Flp pilus assembly complex ATPase component TadA: MSRSFARPALTEVLVSQGVLSKHKVEDTLCRVKGVPAALGKALVEDGLLTEDQLAQALADQYGLRYDPLTNVRVDPQYYESISIKWMQRVPFVPLREQAGVLTIAVAEPQNLLGLDELELLIGKPLELVVSSRSAIMAALERSEGSSQILREFEAEYRSVLVKEDERGEEIFAPDHVGEDQSPTVKLLDSILLNAMQRRASDIHIEAADRTTNVKLRVDGILVPAMEPLDIRLHAPLVSRLKVMSELDIAERRVPQDGSFRMRLDRKTVDFRVSILPSVFGESVVIRILDRDSIATGVSDLKLERLGFNPEDLKRFRKSITRPHGMVLVTGPTGSGKTTTLYAAISEMNTLEDKLITIEDPVEYQLSGVVQIPVNEKKGLTFARGLRSVLRHDPDKIMVGEIRDAETAQIAIQSALTGHLVLTTVHANNVFDVIGRFASMGIDAYNFLAALNCVLAQRLVRILCPSCRTPVKAQQALIEESGLDYVQYKDTLFYEGTGCPQCHGTGYRGRKCITEFLDLTDEIKEMIHAERPLSEIRYRAVTDGMITLRQSALKKVLDGETSLREINRVTFSEEG; this comes from the coding sequence ATGTCACGTAGTTTTGCCCGACCCGCGCTGACTGAGGTTTTAGTGAGTCAGGGTGTGCTTTCCAAGCACAAGGTGGAGGATACGCTTTGCCGTGTGAAGGGAGTACCGGCCGCCTTAGGGAAGGCATTGGTTGAGGATGGACTTCTGACGGAAGACCAGCTCGCCCAGGCGTTGGCCGATCAATATGGGCTTCGGTACGATCCATTGACGAACGTTCGCGTCGATCCTCAATACTATGAGTCCATCTCGATCAAATGGATGCAGCGTGTTCCTTTTGTGCCTCTGCGCGAGCAGGCCGGAGTGTTGACGATTGCCGTGGCAGAACCCCAAAACCTGCTTGGATTGGACGAGCTGGAATTGCTGATTGGAAAACCGTTGGAGCTCGTTGTCAGCTCTCGAAGCGCCATCATGGCTGCCCTGGAGCGCAGTGAGGGGTCAAGCCAAATACTCCGCGAGTTCGAAGCGGAATATCGATCGGTCTTGGTCAAGGAAGATGAGCGAGGGGAAGAGATCTTTGCTCCGGATCATGTTGGAGAAGATCAGAGCCCGACGGTCAAGCTGCTCGACTCAATCCTCCTGAACGCCATGCAACGTCGAGCGAGCGACATCCATATCGAGGCGGCCGACCGTACGACCAACGTCAAATTGCGTGTCGACGGGATTCTGGTTCCGGCGATGGAGCCGTTGGATATTCGGTTGCATGCTCCCCTCGTGTCTCGTCTGAAGGTCATGTCAGAGCTCGACATTGCGGAGCGCCGTGTTCCTCAGGATGGAAGTTTTCGGATGAGACTGGATCGCAAAACAGTCGATTTTCGTGTGTCCATCTTGCCCAGTGTGTTCGGGGAATCCGTGGTGATCAGAATACTGGATCGAGATTCCATTGCGACCGGCGTCTCAGACTTGAAGCTTGAGCGCCTTGGGTTCAATCCGGAAGATCTGAAGCGATTTCGAAAATCGATCACACGTCCGCACGGCATGGTGTTGGTGACCGGACCGACTGGAAGTGGGAAGACGACGACTCTGTATGCCGCGATCTCGGAAATGAATACCCTGGAAGACAAGCTGATCACGATCGAAGATCCGGTCGAATACCAGCTGTCGGGTGTGGTGCAAATTCCGGTCAATGAAAAGAAGGGGCTGACGTTTGCCCGAGGTCTTCGATCCGTTCTCCGTCATGATCCGGATAAGATCATGGTCGGCGAGATTCGAGATGCCGAGACTGCGCAGATCGCGATCCAGTCTGCCTTGACAGGGCATCTGGTCCTGACGACGGTTCACGCCAACAACGTCTTCGATGTGATCGGACGGTTCGCATCAATGGGAATCGACGCCTACAATTTTCTGGCCGCGCTCAACTGTGTGCTGGCTCAACGACTGGTTCGAATCCTGTGCCCGTCATGCCGGACTCCGGTGAAAGCGCAGCAAGCGCTGATTGAGGAGTCAGGGTTGGACTATGTCCAGTACAAGGACACGTTGTTTTACGAAGGAACAGGTTGTCCGCAATGTCATGGGACCGGATACCGAGGGCGAAAATGCATCACCGAATTTCTGGATTTGACGGATGAGATCAAGGAAATGATTCATGCAGAACGACCGCTCTCGGAAATCAGATATCGAGCGGTTACCGATGGAATGATCACCCTTCGGCAGTCGGCTCTCAAGAAGGTCTTGGATGGCGAGACATCACTCCGCGAGATCAACCGTGTTACGTTCAGTGAGGAAGGCTAG
- a CDS encoding glutamate-5-semialdehyde dehydrogenase, translating to MEALSQSVSEPDSEESKPLPTVDYVVDLVSKAKQAARRLASLPTSTKNQALLAMADALEAKSDDVMRANERDLEAFGTANDKKAVADRLRLTDKRIKEMATGIREVAQLPDPVGMMSAMWTRPNGMQVGRVRVPIGVIGIIYESRPNVTADSAALCLKSGNVCVLRGGSEAIHSNTAIATILSDAAQKAGVPSGAITFVDRADREVVPVLLKQDQCIDLIIPRGGESLMKLIAEHSTIPVVKHDAGVCHIYVDAAADLAMAEAICLNAKVQRPSTCNAMETLLVHQSIARTFLPTLAAGLRAAHVEILGCPKTCQLIPEAKPAGEKDYGKEFLDFVLAVKVVKNMDEAMEHIAQYGSRHTEAIVTSDYGRSMRFLKEVDASAVLVNASTRLNDGYQFGLGAEIGISTSRIHARGPMGLEELTCSKFMVLGSGQLRE from the coding sequence ATGGAAGCGCTGAGTCAATCCGTTTCGGAACCAGATAGTGAAGAATCGAAACCGTTGCCTACGGTGGACTATGTCGTTGACCTGGTGTCCAAGGCGAAGCAGGCAGCCAGACGATTGGCATCGCTACCGACGTCGACGAAGAATCAAGCGCTCCTGGCTATGGCCGATGCGTTGGAAGCGAAATCAGACGACGTGATGAGGGCGAATGAACGAGATCTCGAGGCCTTTGGGACGGCCAATGACAAGAAGGCCGTGGCGGATCGCCTGCGGCTGACCGACAAGCGGATCAAGGAAATGGCGACGGGGATTCGGGAGGTGGCGCAGTTGCCCGACCCTGTGGGGATGATGTCTGCTATGTGGACAAGACCCAACGGAATGCAGGTGGGTCGGGTCCGTGTGCCGATCGGGGTGATCGGGATCATTTATGAGTCGCGTCCGAATGTGACCGCTGATTCGGCTGCACTCTGTCTCAAATCGGGTAATGTCTGTGTGTTGAGAGGCGGCAGCGAAGCGATTCATTCCAATACGGCCATCGCAACCATTTTGTCCGACGCGGCGCAAAAAGCCGGTGTCCCTTCGGGTGCGATCACGTTTGTCGACCGTGCCGACCGTGAGGTGGTGCCGGTTTTGCTCAAGCAGGATCAGTGCATCGACTTGATCATTCCCCGTGGCGGTGAATCGTTGATGAAACTCATTGCGGAACACTCGACCATCCCCGTAGTCAAGCATGATGCGGGTGTGTGCCATATCTATGTCGATGCGGCAGCCGATCTCGCCATGGCGGAAGCCATTTGCCTCAATGCGAAAGTGCAGCGGCCGTCAACCTGTAATGCCATGGAAACACTGTTGGTTCACCAGTCGATTGCACGGACATTCTTGCCGACACTGGCGGCCGGCCTCCGGGCAGCCCATGTGGAAATTCTAGGTTGCCCCAAGACCTGTCAATTGATCCCGGAGGCCAAACCGGCCGGCGAGAAGGATTACGGGAAAGAATTTCTGGATTTTGTCTTAGCCGTGAAGGTCGTCAAGAACATGGATGAAGCGATGGAGCACATCGCGCAGTACGGCTCGCGACATACCGAAGCCATCGTGACGTCGGATTATGGGCGTTCCATGCGCTTCCTCAAAGAGGTGGATGCCAGCGCGGTGCTGGTGAATGCCTCCACGCGCCTCAATGACGGATATCAATTCGGTCTCGGAGCCGAGATCGGAATCAGCACGTCGCGGATTCACGCACGGGGCCCGATGGGGCTAGAAGAGCTGACCTGCTCAAAGTTCATGGTGCTGGGGAGCGGCCAACTCCGCGAGTGA
- a CDS encoding SDR family oxidoreductase — MRILITGGAGFLGSHLAESLVAQGHHVISMDNLSTGKVENIAHLMGNELFSFVKYNVCDYVHVEGQLDAVMHFASPASPQDYLDMPIATMKVGGLGTHKALGLAKEKGARFLLASTSEVYGDPLVNPQPESYWGNVNPISPRGVYDEAKRFAEAMTMAYHRYHGLDTRIVRIFNTFGPRMRPNDGRVVSNFIVQALQGKPLTVYGDGLQTRSFCYVDDLVRGIIALLLVDSDKTVEQRTDRNSFFTKQESSQVSSVHDPVNIGNPKELTVLEIAKDILKLTRSSSHITHHSLPADDPKVRRPDITRAKMFLKWEPQVELEDALMKTIRYFQKALAG; from the coding sequence ATGCGGATATTGATTACAGGTGGGGCGGGATTTTTAGGGAGTCATTTGGCCGAATCTCTCGTGGCCCAAGGGCATCATGTCATCAGTATGGACAATCTCAGTACCGGCAAAGTGGAGAACATCGCGCATTTGATGGGGAATGAGCTGTTTTCGTTCGTGAAGTACAATGTCTGTGACTATGTGCACGTCGAAGGACAGTTGGATGCGGTGATGCATTTTGCCTCTCCTGCGAGTCCTCAAGATTATCTCGACATGCCGATTGCGACCATGAAGGTCGGCGGATTGGGAACGCATAAAGCCTTGGGGTTGGCGAAAGAAAAAGGGGCCAGATTTCTCTTGGCCAGTACCTCAGAAGTCTACGGGGATCCTCTGGTTAATCCGCAACCTGAGTCCTATTGGGGGAACGTCAATCCCATTAGCCCACGGGGCGTCTATGATGAAGCCAAGCGTTTTGCCGAGGCGATGACCATGGCCTATCATCGCTACCATGGCCTCGACACCAGAATCGTCAGGATTTTTAATACATTCGGTCCAAGGATGAGACCGAATGATGGCCGCGTCGTCTCGAATTTCATCGTGCAAGCTCTTCAGGGGAAGCCGCTCACTGTGTACGGTGACGGCCTGCAGACCAGAAGTTTTTGCTATGTCGATGATTTAGTACGTGGCATCATTGCCCTCCTCCTTGTGGACTCCGACAAAACGGTTGAGCAGAGAACCGACCGGAACTCGTTTTTCACGAAGCAAGAGTCCTCACAAGTCAGCAGTGTTCATGATCCTGTCAATATCGGGAATCCAAAGGAACTGACGGTGCTGGAGATCGCTAAAGATATTCTGAAGTTAACGCGCTCATCCAGCCACATTACCCACCATTCGTTGCCGGCCGACGATCCGAAGGTGAGACGACCGGATATTACTCGGGCGAAGATGTTTCTGAAGTGGGAACCTCAGGTCGAGCTTGAGGATGCGTTAATGAAAACCATCCGATACTTTCAAAAGGCCTTGGCCGGTTGA
- a CDS encoding BACON domain-containing protein has protein sequence MRQNIRHLLLFPIGFCLAPILFEPMVVSIHFASAAAEDTSLPTASPTPKSRLLSGMPALRQLVTPSNLVPAIGLNSPGFSFSIQQGDAPPPPQTLTVSNQGGGTLTWNATTTAAWLALSPASGTGNGTVTLTPVPGSLGAGTYTGSITLSAPGAQPVSIPVTFIVTPPPALPPAIGVSSSSLSFTAQQNGGNPAPQSLSIRNTGGGTLHWTATDNAAWLTLSATTGTGNGTVTLTPVLGSLGAATYTGSITLSAPGAQPMSIPVTLIVTPPPALPPAIGVSSSRFSFTAQQNGGNPAPQSLNIRNTGGGTLHWTATDNSA, from the coding sequence ATGCGCCAGAATATCCGGCACTTGTTGTTATTCCCCATTGGGTTCTGCCTGGCTCCCATCCTATTCGAACCGATGGTTGTATCAATTCATTTTGCCTCCGCGGCAGCAGAGGATACCTCTCTCCCCACAGCATCCCCCACACCCAAGTCGAGACTGTTGTCCGGAATGCCGGCGTTGAGACAGCTTGTCACACCATCCAATCTAGTACCGGCCATAGGACTCAACTCTCCTGGTTTTTCCTTTAGTATTCAGCAGGGAGATGCACCGCCTCCTCCACAAACCCTGACCGTCAGCAACCAAGGTGGGGGAACATTAACCTGGAATGCCACAACGACTGCAGCGTGGCTGGCCCTAAGCCCTGCTTCAGGCACCGGTAACGGCACCGTGACCCTTACCCCCGTCCCGGGCTCACTTGGCGCCGGCACGTATACCGGCAGTATTACCCTCAGCGCCCCCGGCGCCCAGCCCGTGTCGATCCCCGTCACCTTCATCGTGACGCCGCCACCGGCCCTCCCACCAGCCATTGGTGTCAGTTCCTCCAGTTTGTCGTTTACCGCTCAACAGAACGGAGGCAACCCGGCCCCCCAATCGCTGAGCATCCGCAATACTGGCGGGGGCACGCTCCACTGGACCGCAACGGACAATGCCGCCTGGCTCACGCTCTCGGCGACAACCGGCACCGGTAACGGCACCGTGACCCTTACCCCCGTCCTGGGCTCACTTGGCGCGGCTACCTACACCGGCAGTATTACCCTCAGTGCCCCCGGCGCCCAGCCCATGTCGATCCCCGTCACCCTCATCGTGACGCCGCCACCGGCCCTCCCGCCAGCCATTGGTGTCAGTTCCTCCAGATTTTCGTTTACCGCTCAACAGAACGGAGGCAACCCGGCCCCTCAATCGCTGAACATCCGCAATACTGGCGGGGGCACGCTACATTGGACCGCAACGGACAATTCCGCCT